The genomic segment TTTAAAAGCCTTTGTAAGGATTATAAAATATTAGTCGGTATAATCCATCTAATTGTTAAATTGGATTAGTGTTTGATATAAGCCTTTCAAGATTGAGCCTCTAGGAGCCTCTCTGAGGCTTTAGAATTATACGGCTGGTATGATTCATCCAACACTGAAATCATGAACGCATATAGCTAAAGTTATTTTCGATATTTATTGCTAAGAGTTCTATAATTATTTTGTTTTAAATTAAACACCAGAAGCCTTTATAAGGCATAAAATCTATAACATTATTCAACTATACAATAATTTGTTAGCTACTGAACTTAATGAATATGTTGTATTTAATGATTGGTTATTGTTTACGTATTTAAATAACAAATTGTATAGATTATATTTTACGGGCAAAGTTTTACTCGTTTTAGCTAAGTCCCACTTGAAGCAACTCTGCGCTAAATATCCTTTTAATACATACTTGAGTAAAAGAATTTTATCTTATATAATAGCATTGCATTAAATGTTCGGAATTTTTGGCTTAAAGGAGAATTTTATGACTGACATTTCGAGGCTTCCTCTACCCTCTTACACACGTTCCTACATTAACCATTTAGGAGTTATCAATAAATCTCCCAATACTCAAAAAGCTTATGCCCAGGAACTCCATCTTTTCTTTAATTTCTTATGCCAATACATATCGGATTTTCCCTCCTCCCCCACTTCGTTGACCCTCGATCATATTAATCAAATCCAACATAATGATATTGAGGCCTATTTATGTTGGGCACTAACGAATAGAAACAATGGTGTTCGTGCATTAGCCCGGAAACAGGCTGTAATACGTTCTTTCTATCATTACTTATTAAGAGAGGACTTAGTTTCTAAGGATATCACCCTGAAACTAATACCAATTCATTTAGGTCAAAAAGCACCTAAAGCCCTTGAACCTGAACAAATTGCTGATTTAGTTGACATTCTTGAAACTGGTTCTGGTTTAAGTAAAGGCCAATTAAAATATCATACTTATACGGAAAAAAGAGATTTTGCGATTTTTATAACCTTTATTGGAACAGGGCTACGCCTGACTGAATTATATAGTTTAAATTTACAAAATATTGATTTTAATAAGGGTTGTTTTTTCGTTACACGCAAAGGCAATAAAGAAACCAACATTTACTTTAACTCTGAAGTCGCTACTGCTATACAAGATTACATTAAAAACGAACGTCAACGTTATCTAGTAAAGGAGTCTGATGCTCTTTTTCTTTCAATTCAGGGAAATCGTATGAGTAAACGGGCTATTCAGGATCTCATTAAAAAGTACATGACCATTCTAAAAAAACAAGGGCATAATACCGAAGGCTTTAGTGCCCATAAATTACGTTCGACCTTTGCTACCCTTCTCCTTCGTGAAACAGATAATCTCGCTATTGTACAGGATGCTCTTGGTCATGCTGACCCAAGGACAACTCGTATATACGCCAAGGTCCTTGATGAACAGTTAAAACGAGCTGCTGATTATATTAAGTTTAGATAGTCAAGTTCGAGCCTATTATATAACGTTCCCTGAATTCCTGAAGTGTCTTGTACATGCATTTTTACACGGTTTCTGTAATTCATGGTTAAAAATGAAGTTGGACGCGAAGTCGCCATAGAGGGTGACTCCTTAAATTTAGGCTCTGTCACAACTATTAGTTGATATTTGTATACTTCGAGTTTATTCAATCTGATGAATTAGAACGGTTGAGCTTTATCTTTATTTTTGAGAATTATTCTCTGCCATACGCTTTCTTTCTCTGCGCTTTTTAACTTCGAGCTTTTTGGTCAGAGAAGCTTCCGAGGCGAGATAAGATTTTTTTACCCATTGAATCAGTTTTTTACGGCTTTCCAAAACATCTGCCGGAACCTCATAGTATGGCATGACCATCGGTTTGTCTTCGAAAGGTTTAAAGGGTGACATACCCGCCTTTATATAGTCTTCAACATTCTCTGGCCCGACCTTGAAATACAAGTTGTCGTCATTTATCAGTGCAAAAATAAGGGAATCATAGTAGATTGCAACCGCACCAAACATGCGGCGTGTACTTAACAACTCCAAATCTCGTAACTGATCTAGTACAAAAAGCTTGAAACCTTCGCTAACAGACATTAAACCATAACCTCAACACGAATTTTATGATAAAAATTGCACAATAAATAAAGACAATGATAATCGTACTTTTTAGTGTACCATTATTTATAGCATTGTTTTAGTTTAAAACTGAGAAAAATCCTCAAAAATCAACCATATGTTATGACAGAGCCTAAATTTAATTAAGCCACAAATGCTAATTATCATAATATGGATTAGCGGAAGTTCATTTTCTTGGATTTCACTATAACGAATAAGAATAATTAGCAGCTTAAGCCAACGCTAAATTCTCATAAACAATGCTAACCTTCAAATATTCTTTGTTTTTTTGCTTAATTTCATCGATCATCTTGTCCATGGTTTTGACTTCAAAAATACCTTTTTGTTTCCAAGCTAAGAAGTATAGCTTTAACGATTAGCCTTCATCTTCACGCCACAGGATTATTCAGTCAGAAACATTATACGATGTATTATCTGACAGATAAGTCTCAAATTTTAATAGTATTTTTTTATTACTTTAAGAGCTCATCTTCATTTGTGTTTTCTTAAACACAATCACTGCGTTTTCATAGTTGGCTTCGGTGTATGCCATAGGACAACCTCTTTAACACTAAATCTTATCCGTTACAAAATATGGGCGTAATATCCGTCTTTGGTATGAGAAAACATAACTTTTGAGGGAAACAAGTTCTCTCCCATATTGGCAAATCCGACTAAAGTCATAGCCCAGTCTGCTAACTCTGTTGGAAGCCTATAGCACTTGTTTCGCTTGCTTCCGCTATCGTTACTAATGGAATCATCTCTCTGCTAAAACCGACTGCCAAAACGTCACAGACAAGCCGACCGTTTTTGAATTCAAGCAACGGTTGCTTATCAGCAATTTAGCGTCTGTATGAATTTTGCAGTCTCTAAGTTTAAACTTCAATTATTGTGGGAGTTATCCTCTTATTTATCAAATTTTCATTAAAAAATGGATACACCTTCCCCTACCCCAAATTTGTATATTCGTATTAAATTGCCTAACCCCTAGGAGCTGCTAAAAACAAATTCAGCTTTAAACTTCAGCAAATATAACCCTTTTAATAAAAGCCTTACCATTTCTCGTTGAGTTGTAAAATGGTTTCTCAATCGTCTAAGTAAAAACAATTGTATAATATTCGATGCGATGAATATCAAATAGAGCACAGCTTCTACTGCCTTTCCTCCATGCACAAAGCAATGCTCTAAGCCACATTCACATTTCAAGTTATTAAAAATTGAGTTCTCAATATCCCAACGCGCCCTGATTATTTTAAACAATGTCTTAAGCGCCATGTCCTTACATGTGGTTACAATCATAATCTGCGTTCGCTACTTGTTCTTATGTTTCATTGCGAATTTTACAAAACGCAAGGGTTTCCCCACGTTGTTCATTGAGAAAATTGACTCGTAAACCTCAACTTTCTCATATCCCTTTTCGCACTCCCAAACCTCTACTGCCTCCGTCATATTTATCGTTTTTCTTGCTAAAATCAATGGTTTGACTGTGGTAGAAGCTAAAGTGCTGCCATGCGGACTCTGTACTGGACGACCAGACGTTTGCTGAGGTCTACCGGACGGCTGAAACTAAAAACTGCTGGGGCTGTTGCCGTATCCGCTTTGATGAGGATACGCTGTTTTTTCGCTACCTCGCGTGGGTATCCAACTTAAGGGTTAAAGTATGGTGGATACTATTTACTGAGCATTAAACATGCCCATAGATTTTTGTTTGAAGGAATTGCCTGGAGCACGGGATCTGTTCTTGAAAAAACTTGCGACAAGCTTAAGGATTTAAAGTTATCCAACCACTTCCTAGAAACGAGACGAGATATTGATACGTAGGAAGACTTAATGATGTTTTATCGAAGAACCTTGACGCGTGAGTCTAGTAAAGAATATCGAAGTTATCGTTTTATCGAAAGGTATTATAAAGGAAAGAACGTCTTGTCATAAACATGCTTAAAAAATTCCTTCATTATTATAAACACTACTCGTTTCTTTTTTGCACCGACTTGTTTTGCACCATGATGGTCTCCCTGATTGATAATGTAGGATAAATAAAGAAATGCTGCATGGGAAACACTATTCTTCGGTAGGAATTATCTTCGCCTAAGAAAGGATGTATGTTTCCATGCTTAAAGAGATAGAATCTGGTAAACTGCCTGTCGTTTTAAATAGTCCAACCCCTTTTGCCCTTGAATTTGGTACTAACGGATGTTCTGAATGTAGTCGTTTGAGTTCAACTGTCGAGCAAGTTGCCGATACACTAAAGTCTATAGTAGAGGTTTATTACGTTGATGTGGATAAGGTTCCGGAAATTAAGGATGAGTTTCAAGTTGAGAAGCTACCGACTATCATTCTGTTTAAGGATGGTAAACCCCAAGACACGCTAGTTGGCTATCATCAGGAACGTGAAATACACGATTTTCTAAACCAATAAAAATGTGAGGTTATCAAGCCTTCCTATACATAAAGAAAAACCATACTGAGATTAAGTATGGTTTTTTCTTTGCCATTTGATTTACATACCACCTACTGGAGGCGAAAAAGCAACAGTATCACCATTTTGGAGGACCTGCTCGAATTCTACATTATTACTGTTAACGAGACATATAGCTACTTTATCCAGCGGCAGATTATGTTTCTTAATGACATCAATCACTCGGCTATTTTCCTCAAGATGAGTTATTTGTTGCTCAAATCGACCTTCACGCAGATCCCCGAAAAGTTTTACATTCACATCCATTTGGCTTAACCACCCCTTGTAAAAAAATTTCTTAACCTCCTCCTACTGGAGGAAAAATTGAAAATGTATCACCCTCTTTAAGCGTTTGTTCAGGCTGAACATTTCGACCGTTAACGAGACAAATTGAGACTTCCTCCCGGGGTATAGCATATTGGATGATTATATCAATAATCCGATAAGTATCTTGAACTACAATCTTCTGTTCTTTAAACCGTCCGTCCCGCAAAGTGGCAAACAGCTTTATAGTAATCTTCATTAAAACGTGTAAACCTGATCAAGCTCCTCACCCGTAAAATCCCAAATCGCGTTATGAGGAGGTATAGGTTCGCTAAAGAATTCCGGTAACCGGTCATCCTTTTTGCTGAATCCTGCAGCTTTGTTGAAGGTTCGTTCAGTTTTAAGTACAGTTTTACCGAGTTCGAACCAATCATCTACTGACCAGTTTGTACCATATTGAGCGTTGATCATGTCGACTAGAGCGTGAGAGACAGGTTCGTAGTCCAAGATAGCAAACGCAGTAAAGATACAAAGGCCAGCGCTATCGATGGCAGCGGTGGAAATTTGCATGTTTCTGGAAAGTTCAATCTGACCGTCTTTAGACAACGGGTCGACGTAACCGCCTACTTTCAGTATATTCGATGCAATGGTATACCCGGAGGTATGGTCGGCTCCCATGGGGTTCGTAGCGTAAGTCACGCCGATACCCTTGACAGACCTTGGGTCATAAGCCGTCATCGTTTGATGTTTAACCGTGGGTATACGAGTTACTCCATAGGCTCGTCCCGTAGAATCGGCTCCGTTACCCAGGATTCGACCTAAGGGCGTGCCTTCCTTAATCTCATCTTTCAATAATTTAAGGATCCCGTGACCATCTCCCCAGGGGAGCACTCCCGCTTCCATTGCAACCATCATGGTTCCAGCGGTTTCAATCGTATCAATCCCGATATCATCGCAAATATTATCCACATGCGCGATAATATCCAAATCGTCTACCAGACAGCCGGCCCCAAACCCCCAAATCGTTTCATACTCGAAACCTGAGGTAAGATATCTGCCATCTTTATCATTATAGGTTTGAGAACAACGGATGACACAACCTACATGACAGCCATGAGTGGAATCTCCCTTTCTGCTCATGATCGTATCATACATGGTCTCGCCGCAAATCTTTTCAGCTCCATCGAATTGTCCCAGGCGGAAGTTCTTCGTAGGAAGCCCACCCGCCTCATTGAGAATATTGACCAAGACGTCGGTGCCGTATTTGGGCAGGGCATTACCACTCACGGGGTGGCTCAATAATCCCTTGTTAAAAATCTGAGCTGCATTCTTAAATTTCTCTTTATCGAGAATGTTAATTCCTGTTCCGTCGTTATCGTCAAGTGTAATGAACTTTATCCGTTTTGACCCCATTACAGCTCCGAGTCCACCACGTCCTGCGCTACGAATATGGCCTTTGGGGTCTTTGATTGAAATATTGGCCGCTACCATTTTGTATTCCCCGGCTTGTCCAATAGTCATCACCCCGGTATTTTCTCCATACCGTGAGGTTAACGTATGAAGGACTTCATAGTTGCCTTTACCGAGTAGCTCAGTTTCTTCTTTGATTTCCACGCCATCTTTGTGGACATGAAGACAGTACCATTTATCTCCTTCTGGGATGCCCTCCACAATTAGGGCTTTAACCCCGAGTTTAGCCAGTCTTTGGGCAGCAGTTCCTCCAGCGTTACTCTCTTTAATACCGCCTGTTAACGGACTCTTGGATCCGACTGACAAGCGGCCTGAGTTTGCTGCCATTGTTCCAGCAAGCAATCCCGGCGCAAAGACCAATTTGTTTCTGCTGCCAAGCGGATGACAGGTTGGTTCGACTTCTTTTGCGATGATGGCCGAGGTTAAACCTCTACCACCTAGCACTTTCCACTCTTTAGGGACTTCCTCTGCGACAAAGGAAAGATCCGACATATTGACACGATAGAGTTTCACCTTGTTACCCTCCAAAACTATTGTTTTATGAATCTCTTCATTCAGAATTTCACATAAGTATATTTTTCCCCATCAAACGTGATTTGATTCAATTATAGGTTCTGGTGCAAATAATACTTTCCACTTTTAACATCGTCAAACCCTGTTAAGATGATTTCAATTTCAACTTAGGGGGTACACTGATAATGGTAAATATCTTTAAATGGAAACATTTCGAGTCTGAGATAATATTGCTTTGTGTCCGCTGGTATCTAAAGTACCCTTTATCCTACAGAAATCTTACAGAAATGATGGCTGAACGTGGCTTATCAATATCTCATACAACTATTCTTCGTTGGGTTCAGCAATATTCACCTATTATAAATAGCAGGATCAGAAAACATCTCAGCCCGACCAATGACTCATGGAGAGTCGATGAAACTTATTTAAGATCAAGGGGCAATGGTCTTATTTATACAGAGCTGTTGATTCCGATGGTGCAATAATTGATTTTTGGATTTCCGAAAACCGGGATAAAAAGTCAGCAAAGAAGTTCTTTAACAAAGCCCTGAAAGCCGATCATAATCAAATGCCAATAGTAATTACCACGGATAAATATTACACTTATGAGGTCCTGATTAATGCGCTTATATATGGCGGTAGACTTTCATGTGATACTCAACATCGGCAAATAAAATATCTAAATAACATCGTTGATCAAGACCATCGCTTTATTAAGCGAATTGTCAAACCCATGCTAGGGTTTAAAAGTTTCAAGTCTGCATGCTCCACAATTTCCGGTATTGAAACCATGCACATGATTCGAAAAAACCAAGCAGGCCGAATGACTCCATTTGAAGAAATGGAGTTTATTCAACGTATCATGAATGTTGAGTAATAACTAAATTTTTAAGAACAGTTTAGGCATTTATGCCATTTATATTAAATAGTAACTTTTTTTTGCAACAGAGCCGGTTTAGTATAGGAACTTAATTTTCGCCGATGATAGTAAATAGTTTGCAGTGATATAATTATATAAATAAATTTAATCAACTGATTAGGAAGAGGTACTCAATTATGAACGAGAATCAACTAAAAGATTATACAAAACGTATTGAGGAGGTCGTAAAAGAATATGAGAGCGTTATAGAGCAACAACTAGATGAGCAATACCAGAGAAGCACCAAGTAATCAGACCGTCTGGCTGACCGGATAGCAGCTTTTGGTGGTAGTTGGAACTTCGTCATCTTGTTTAGCTGTTTTTTAGCATTGTGGATAATAACAAACACTGTTTTAGTTATAGGTCATTTCGATCCGCCACCGTTTATTCTATTAAATCTTGTTCTTTCATTTATTGCTACCTTTAAGGCACCTATTATTATGAAGAGCCAAAATCGACATGCAGCGCATGACAAACATGAATCATTGATTGACTTTGCAATTAACTATAAGGCCGAAAAGGAAATTGATGATATGCACAACCATTTGCATGGAATTGAAGAGGATATAGCAAAAATTAAGGAACTGTTAAATAATTGAAAGCCTATAATGATTTCTTATCTCTTGAAGGATATTCTCGATGCTAATTTGGGTAATCCATCTCCCATTCACCATTACTCCTAATTGTGTTTTCATGTTATGAATATTGTCCAATGGGTTTTGGTCAAGAAGAATAAGATCTGCTCGTTTCCCTTCGGACACTGTTCCAAATTCATCTAATTTATTAAGAAATTTCGCAGCATTATAGGTTGCTGTTTTAAGCGCTTGATAAGGCGAAATTCCACATGACACCAAGTTTTCTAATTCTCTGTGGGTTGCAAAACCTGGGATAATGTAGGGCAGATGTGTATCTGTCCCAAGCAAGAGATTACAATTCGCTTCGTATAGTTTTTGAATCGTCTCCTTTACATAGGGTAAACACTTTTGAGGGTATTTATATCCCTTTTTCTCCCCTTCCCTGTCTCTTTTCCAAGTGAAATACCGCCATAACCAGCGGGCCAAAGGAGGAACTAATTTAAGTTCGTCCTCTTCTTCAAATTCAATGGATCTTTTGAAACTTTGAATTCTTTGAAACGATATCATTGTGGGGCAGTTCCAAACGTCATGCTCCTTTGTCGTTCTTATATATTGATCTATCTCATCTTTCTTAATTACCCAATCATCCTTAAATGCATTTATATAGCCCATCAAATGCTCGATCGAACGTTGCCTTAAATTAAGGGCAGAATTCAATGTAACTTCATCTGGAAGATGGCCGGCAACATCCATTCCAGATTCGTGCGCAATGCGGAGTACATCAGAATATTGTGCTAAAGACAAGCCGTCGTGAATTTTTATAAAATCATACCCCGCTTGTTTTTCTTTTAAAATAACTCTTCTGATATCATCTTTTGTTTTAAGCTGTTTGCATATCAGTGGAATCATGGATGTAGAGCCGCATAACATTGATCCGGCAGTATAAATCTGTGGACCGATGACTTCTTGGTTATTCACCTTGTTTTTCAGCCGGAGATGAAAATGATATTTCCCGGCATAAAAAGAACCCATGTTACGAACGGTCGTTATCCCTTTGGAGATGAAGAGAAGCAAATCATTCGAATGAACAATATGAACATGCATATCTGCAAGCCCTGCTATAAGATACTTTCCTTTACTACCGTTAATATAAATAGCTTCCCGAGGGATCGATTCTTCTCCAGCATTAAGGATTTTTTTAATCACCCCGTTTTGGATAAAGACATTTTGATGTTTGATAATACCTTCCTGGTCCATAGGAATGATATTAACATCTTTAAATACCATAAGAGATTCAGGTTTATTTATTATTATTTTGTCTGGAGAAAGGTAACGCATTTTATCACGCTCCATAAGAGGTCTTTATCTAAGAACACAAACCAATCTGGATTATATTATATTCATTATTGAGTTAAGATTTGTCTGCGTGATAAAGTGACAGAGCTCCTTCCGAAATTGGAAGGAGCTGCTTGTTATGGCGGAACACAGATCATAAAGCATGGATTTTTTTACTGTTGAGCTTCGTCTTTCTTTTCGGCTATAAAACTTTTGATACTTTCTTGACGCCGATCATTTTTTGCTTCAATCCTTTGCTTCTCTTCAGTTGTGATCTCCCTTGCGTGCTCATCCAAGTAATCCTCTGCTTCACGCAAATTAGCTAAAGTATGGTCGATATGTTCTTGTAGATGTGCTTGATTATCCGCACGGTTATCAGGTTTAGCCAAAAGGATCACTCCTATCTTCATTTTCTGTATTTAAGATGACCTAAATTCTATGATGTTATACGGTATAAAAATATCTTAAGTTACGCTTTGCAAATGAAGTTGAGACTTTACCGACTTACTGTTTTAGTGATGATTTGCAAAATAGTCAAAGACTTACTACAATGACCGACACTTAGATTGCGTGAATTACCTAAATCTACTAAAATAAGATTGTTATACTGAAATATGAGTCATTTGATCAGAAATAATTAACAAAGTGAGGATTATCGATAATGCCTACAAAAAAGCCTAAGTTTTATGCAGTTAAAGTCGGTCGTGAGTCAGGAATCTTTTTGACCTGGGCAGCGTGTAAAAATGCAGTCCATGGGTTTCCTGGTGCGATTTATAGAAGCTTCGAATCTGAAAGTGAGGCGCAAGATTGGTTTAACGATAAGCGAAGTGAACTTAGAGTAAACTCCCATCCTGTTGATTACGAAGTCTATACAGATGGTAGTTATTTGAGTGGGCAATATTCGTGGGCCTATGCTTTTGTAAAAAATGATGAAGTAATATATGAAGACAGCAGCTCAGGAACAAGCCCAGAAGCTGCCGTGATGCGAAATGTCGCAGGTGAAATTGCTGCCGTTATCTATGCGGTAAAACGTGCAGCTGATTTAGGTGTAACGATCCGGATTTTTCATGATTACGCTGGAATTGCTTTTTGGGTTACAGGTGAATGGAGAGCAAAAAATGAATTTACCCAAAGGTATGCTAAACTAATGAACGAATATCGAGGGGTCTATGTCTTCGAAAAAGTAAAAGCCCATACTGGTAACAAATTTAATGAATATGTAGATAAGAAGGCCAAAGCAGCCTTAGGGATAACATAATAGTACTCTAGCAGTCAGTGCAATTGAAGTTATTTTACATCTTCTATATCGATGCGACTCAAGGCGATATCTAAGGCTTCTTGAACGCTTTGTGCATACTCTAGTTTAATGCTTTTTCTCTCATCAAGGTAAGTTTCTTCATAAGCGACGGATCTTATTTTTCCCGCCCAGCCGCCAGAAGGTTCAAGAACAACAACCGGTTTGCGATTAAGATAGGCTGCTGAAAGTTCACCAAGCGTACCATTTCCGCCACCGATCATAATCAGTGCATCAGAAGAATGAACAAGAATTAAACTCCGATAATCAAAGCTTAATCCGGTCGTAATGGGTATATCAATATAGCTGTTTCCTTTATCCCTCGTATCTCCAGGTAATATTCCGACCACGATTCCGTTCTCTTCTTTCGCACCCTTAGAAGCATATTCCATGATCCCATTTGTACCACCACTCAGTAATACACATCCTCTTCGTGCGATTTCCTTACCAAGTGCCAAAGCTAATTCTCGAATTTCCAGGGGGAGTTCACCCGACTGTCCAATAATTCCAATGCGTATCACGTATAATCTTCCTTTCACTTAAAAATTAAAGAATAATTTAGCAGACATGGCAACTACAGTTACAACTAGGATAATTTGAATCCACTTTTCTCCTTTACTAACCGCAAAGTTACTACCGAGCCATGCCCCAACACCTTGCCCTGAGGCTAAGATTAAGCCATAAGTCCAGTATACATCTCCGAGCAAGACGTAGGTCGTTAAGGATGTAACCATACAAAGGCCGACAATAAGTACTTTAAAACTGTTCACCTTGATTAGCGATATTCCAAACAGAGTACTTGTGAAGGCCATAATGATGAATCCGACCCCAGCCTGAATAAAGCCACTATATAATCCAATTAAGATAAAGCCAAGGACTCCGATAATCTTTTGCTTCCTTTTTAAATGTTCGTTA from the Desulfitobacterium metallireducens DSM 15288 genome contains:
- a CDS encoding TfoX/Sxy family protein, whose translation is MSVSEGFKLFVLDQLRDLELLSTRRMFGAVAIYYDSLIFALINDDNLYFKVGPENVEDYIKAGMSPFKPFEDKPMVMPYYEVPADVLESRKKLIQWVKKSYLASEASLTKKLEVKKRRERKRMAENNSQK
- a CDS encoding sulfite exporter TauE/SafE family protein; the protein is MEAIIILLLVGVFAGFLNTIAGGGSLLTLPILIFLGLPTAVANGTNRVALVAQNGVAVWNFRRKGFFNWRLGLLFGIPAMISSVIGARLAIFTPDTVFNKILSIIMLVVLWLTIKPKKKKDASEVNEHLKRKQKIIGVLGFILIGLYSGFIQAGVGFIIMAFTSTLFGISLIKVNSFKVLIVGLCMVTSLTTYVLLGDVYWTYGLILASGQGVGAWLGSNFAVSKGEKWIQIILVVTVVAMSAKLFFNF
- a CDS encoding amidohydrolase family protein gives rise to the protein MERDKMRYLSPDKIIINKPESLMVFKDVNIIPMDQEGIIKHQNVFIQNGVIKKILNAGEESIPREAIYINGSKGKYLIAGLADMHVHIVHSNDLLLFISKGITTVRNMGSFYAGKYHFHLRLKNKVNNQEVIGPQIYTAGSMLCGSTSMIPLICKQLKTKDDIRRVILKEKQAGYDFIKIHDGLSLAQYSDVLRIAHESGMDVAGHLPDEVTLNSALNLRQRSIEHLMGYINAFKDDWVIKKDEIDQYIRTTKEHDVWNCPTMISFQRIQSFKRSIEFEEEDELKLVPPLARWLWRYFTWKRDREGEKKGYKYPQKCLPYVKETIQKLYEANCNLLLGTDTHLPYIIPGFATHRELENLVSCGISPYQALKTATYNAAKFLNKLDEFGTVSEGKRADLILLDQNPLDNIHNMKTQLGVMVNGRWITQISIENILQEIRNHYRLSII
- a CDS encoding thioredoxin family protein, whose amino-acid sequence is MLKEIESGKLPVVLNSPTPFALEFGTNGCSECSRLSSTVEQVADTLKSIVEVYYVDVDKVPEIKDEFQVEKLPTIILFKDGKPQDTLVGYHQEREIHDFLNQ
- a CDS encoding MoaD/ThiS family protein: MDVNVKLFGDLREGRFEQQITHLEENSRVIDVIKKHNLPLDKVAICLVNSNNVEFEQVLQNGDTVAFSPPVGGM
- a CDS encoding TIGR00725 family protein; translation: MIRIGIIGQSGELPLEIRELALALGKEIARRGCVLLSGGTNGIMEYASKGAKEENGIVVGILPGDTRDKGNSYIDIPITTGLSFDYRSLILVHSSDALIMIGGGNGTLGELSAAYLNRKPVVVLEPSGGWAGKIRSVAYEETYLDERKSIKLEYAQSVQEALDIALSRIDIEDVK
- a CDS encoding tyrosine-type recombinase/integrase → MTDISRLPLPSYTRSYINHLGVINKSPNTQKAYAQELHLFFNFLCQYISDFPSSPTSLTLDHINQIQHNDIEAYLCWALTNRNNGVRALARKQAVIRSFYHYLLREDLVSKDITLKLIPIHLGQKAPKALEPEQIADLVDILETGSGLSKGQLKYHTYTEKRDFAIFITFIGTGLRLTELYSLNLQNIDFNKGCFFVTRKGNKETNIYFNSEVATAIQDYIKNERQRYLVKESDALFLSIQGNRMSKRAIQDLIKKYMTILKKQGHNTEGFSAHKLRSTFATLLLRETDNLAIVQDALGHADPRTTRIYAKVLDEQLKRAADYIKFR
- a CDS encoding MoaD/ThiS family protein produces the protein MKITIKLFATLRDGRFKEQKIVVQDTYRIIDIIIQYAIPREEVSICLVNGRNVQPEQTLKEGDTFSIFPPVGGG
- the tlp gene encoding small acid-soluble spore protein Tlp, with protein sequence MAKPDNRADNQAHLQEHIDHTLANLREAEDYLDEHAREITTEEKQRIEAKNDRRQESIKSFIAEKKDEAQQ
- a CDS encoding aldehyde ferredoxin oxidoreductase family protein, encoding MKLYRVNMSDLSFVAEEVPKEWKVLGGRGLTSAIIAKEVEPTCHPLGSRNKLVFAPGLLAGTMAANSGRLSVGSKSPLTGGIKESNAGGTAAQRLAKLGVKALIVEGIPEGDKWYCLHVHKDGVEIKEETELLGKGNYEVLHTLTSRYGENTGVMTIGQAGEYKMVAANISIKDPKGHIRSAGRGGLGAVMGSKRIKFITLDDNDGTGINILDKEKFKNAAQIFNKGLLSHPVSGNALPKYGTDVLVNILNEAGGLPTKNFRLGQFDGAEKICGETMYDTIMSRKGDSTHGCHVGCVIRCSQTYNDKDGRYLTSGFEYETIWGFGAGCLVDDLDIIAHVDNICDDIGIDTIETAGTMMVAMEAGVLPWGDGHGILKLLKDEIKEGTPLGRILGNGADSTGRAYGVTRIPTVKHQTMTAYDPRSVKGIGVTYATNPMGADHTSGYTIASNILKVGGYVDPLSKDGQIELSRNMQISTAAIDSAGLCIFTAFAILDYEPVSHALVDMINAQYGTNWSVDDWFELGKTVLKTERTFNKAAGFSKKDDRLPEFFSEPIPPHNAIWDFTGEELDQVYTF
- a CDS encoding viroplasmin family protein — its product is MPTKKPKFYAVKVGRESGIFLTWAACKNAVHGFPGAIYRSFESESEAQDWFNDKRSELRVNSHPVDYEVYTDGSYLSGQYSWAYAFVKNDEVIYEDSSSGTSPEAAVMRNVAGEIAAVIYAVKRAADLGVTIRIFHDYAGIAFWVTGEWRAKNEFTQRYAKLMNEYRGVYVFEKVKAHTGNKFNEYVDKKAKAALGIT
- a CDS encoding DUF1003 domain-containing protein produces the protein MAAFGGSWNFVILFSCFLALWIITNTVLVIGHFDPPPFILLNLVLSFIATFKAPIIMKSQNRHAAHDKHESLIDFAINYKAEKEIDDMHNHLHGIEEDIAKIKELLNN